The nucleotide sequence TTTGAGTTTGTCATTACAGCTGCTATTGCTTTGATGGCTGCTGAGCTGTCAATGTAAATGCTTATTTGAGAGTTCGGGAAAGTGTTCTCTAGTCTGCTGCTTTTGCTACTGCGTAGATCTGAGGTTTAAACAAACTGCAATAGTCCGGTAATTTGTATGAATTTTCATAGTCAAATACCGAACAGAATACTGCGGCTTCAGCAACCTCTTCCGTTTTGGAACCGTCTGTGTATTGGTTAAAGGTGTGGCACGTTGAAAGTTGTCTCTTACGCCATCCATTCCTTTCTAATATTACCTTTAGTTCTCCGCTTCAGAAATCACGTAGTCTGAGTTAGCCTTGAAAcaccaatattttttcaagagcggtcgcctctcggcaagcaatgacaaacctccgagtgaatttctgcaatgaaaaagctcctcataaaatatttgtttcggtCGGAatgggcttaaaactgtaggttgctctattagtggaacaacatcaagaagcattggaggaggagctcggccaaacactcaaaaagggtggtTTTCTACGTGGCGAAtgccaaacccagcgcacaatcaAATACCCTGAATTGTTTCGCCTTTTCACATTATCTCGCTCTCGAGCGGACGTTCGGAAGCTACAAGAGTATACTTGGGCGAAgcgcggaagttgtgagctgcttggaccgtacgcagaagaaaagaaaactctatTAGCGATTTTGAGAGTTGAATTGGAATAATTTTAGAGTTTGGTTTGAACTCTTTTCCTACCTATTCGTTTCGCTATTTTAGTTTCTATTAATATAGTCTAATTACACTGCCCTGCATCGGTTTTGCGAATAAGATGGGACCTAGTgatcccgaagggaattttcgcgctaagcacgaatccgagttcaaaaattttccatcacgtcaggttttcgagaaaaagggggttgaaacccctaaaaatagcgtatttggccatttttcaaaaattgtggagcagaaccctaatgtgctacgatcttcgttattgtcagtaattgaaggttgaactttgctctttgaaataagcccaaacccatattgttcgcatgcacccttagagtagggggtgtacttatgcCTACGAGTAGTAGAGTGGGGGGTGTACTtatgaatttgattttttttatttctttttaaatggaatgtttgacttcagatttgtaatcagcgacactaaataccttaggatggaaaatttttgaactcggattcgtgctcagcgcgaaaattcccttcgggaacactaggtcacatcttcttcgcatcagaaaaattgaaatttgcagggcAGTGTTATTTATTTGGCCATTTTGGTACCATTTATCCTGTTTTTTTTCACAGGTCGTTCAAAATAGCGtcacagaaattttttttttcaaaattccaaatcagtcAGCGTAatcctttattatattttttttcttagagaactttattcaaatttttatcacatttttattttttaagaagtttttgaacttttgtttGTCTAACTGTTTTACCATTTCGCCCGTATGCTTGCCTGCATATTAATATGCCAGGCCACCTACATTTTGGAAAATGACATTTGAAATCTGCTAATaggtaaacaaaaaaagatgcatattttttatttggtctttagtGTCTCACAAACCTCcaatatttagtaaatttaaaaccaaaaaactaaaattaaattcatatttctcttacatatatacatacataaaaatatatttaacttaaacgttaaataatcaaaacattgCTTGATAGCAGAAGCTCTTCATTTTCCGCTTCAATTCGTTTTACATTTCGTACGTTCGTGATATACCGtttcttgctgttgttgttgtgcatgCCTATTAGAGTACCCTTCCGGCTGTGGTAAACACTTCCTATTCAATTTCGACTTTGAATATTttcacacacacgtacacacaaGCAAATGTGTTCAATCATTCAATAACACAaccattcacacacacacatgcgcactccagggggtattctagtctagaaatttgaaaaaatcgaaaattttttttttcaaaattcgatagtttaggtattcaaaaatatctccctaaaaggattttgcaaaattcgaattattttcgaaattacaactattttagtgacgcgacagctagACTACTAGACGGCGAAATTCAAACGCgtgtttctcgaaactacttcgttcgatacggtcggcacgatatctcaagttctaatcaaccgatttcttgaaatttgtcatgaatattccttaaatatatctctatcgtatgaagctcgaaaaactggaaatttcaattttttaatatgtgtaaacaattcgagaaagcttaaaaataagagaaaaatcgacctcaattttttgagtagccgccattttatggaaaaaatttttttttccgttttttctggttcatacgataatgacattcatattaattaagaatttgtattttttttttttcagatgaccacaagggtagaaatcgtgacgacggggacactgcctttttcccccccttccacttcaaggacgcataactctatgaaaattcattttttttttttcaaatttattttgtgtgctcctaatatatgaataaataaatgataaaaaaatgtatcgtaaaaatatcaattgctttttttttattcgtcaaaaaatgctcgaaattcgggcctctagactagaatacccccttcagcgcaattttccacaaaaattgtGAGTGTAGTACAGATTAAAAATAGCCTATAGTTACTTAtaaacatataaacatatatagtTGTAtgtacaactacaactacagaCATATATCGTATACAACACAATTGGATGCATTGTTGCCGACTCCAGCAAAATGATTTGCACCTCAACTGCGCCAATATTTTCGTGTCTGAAACTGCTACCTACATTCGAGTAAAATCGACTTTTTTGCTGAGTATTAATTCTGTGTTCAAGCACTGACCCGGCCCATTCACACTTTCGGCATCTCCCTTCACTTTAATTCCGCCAAACAATCCTCCATACGACGCACGAATACGGGCGATAAGTTCCACTCGGACTGCGCACAACCTCTGGGGCCAAGCAGATGCAGTGCAATATGATCGCGGCACTCGATTATGCCGTCCCCATTGCAATCGCGCGCATATTTGCTGATGTAGGCAGCGACAGCGCGGGTCGCGCAGTAAATGTTGTTGACACAGTGGTAGTAAGCTGTAAGAAGAGCACAAAAAAAGCATGTAATTCATGTAGAAAAAGGCAGGCGGCTTAGTAAATGGATGAGTTTGTTTGTTGGATGGCGAACTTATAGCATTAAATATAGCTTGGCGATGGGTCGAAGCAATGGTTGATAGCAGATGCAGACTATCAATTTACGCTGACCCCTTGCGCTCTGTTGACTCGCAAAGGTGGTAAATGTAAGTTCAGCTTTTCAATCAACATGTTAATGTCAAACTTTTGCACCGCCCTCACCGTGCAATAAAGTGTGCTTGCGCTGTGGCAATAGAggcaattactttttttctttttgctgttGACTTTGCTGATTGACTTTGTTCAATCGTAGTTTGGTACGCGCATATTGGAAAACTGtaaagtttttaagttatttgactGCAGCTCTAAGCATACACGGCTGCTTTTGAAGgtttaaaatacatacatcgAAGAGATGCTGCGTTCTGAAGGGgttgtatacaaaatttatgttatattattcCTTCAATGCCATATATAACTAACGGGTGTTGCTTAACATATGCTGGTCCCTGCTAAAAATGTCAATTAggctcaacaacaaaaaacacaaatttaagcaataaaaaggGAACAGTAAGAGAAGtatgtaaatttaaagaaaaaaaaaacaaattttgggaaaaagaaaGGCATTATTTTCTTGGTAGATAGCTGCAGTGAtcaatatctcgtaaagtatcgataaaaaaatttaaagtttatgctgatTGTcactaaaaaaatcttttcctgTTTTTCTTCACTCCATTCagctgtgagttacagggtgttaacaatggaagtcagcaaagagaaaactcggtatattttataattttttttttttttgcaatttcaaaAGTGCAAGCCTGGCCGCTGAAATTCTTAATGGTTTTTATGGTGACAATTCATCCCCATGGTACTAGAtcactgtacacccacgctaggtccgagcggaactttctccattCATATTCCTTCAATGGAAAGAGTGGGCAAGGTGTAACATTTGTAGGCAGGGCATGACAAACATGTTTACTGATCGCTTGAAGTCGCACAGAAAAGTTGGTGGGGAAGTATTCTACGAGGGGCTCCACATCAAGCTCAGATTTTGGCTTCTGGACCACTGTAGTGATTTCCAAGCGGAAATAGACGCAATTAAGAAAGCAGTGGATTGGCTGATCGCTTCAGTAATTACTGTAAAGCAGGTAAacatctactccgacagccaagcagcaattagggccttgggctcggaTTCGAAATTAGTCAGGGAATGCCTTagttctctctcgattgcatcggaATACTTGGTattagagggaaactgctgggccgatgagctggctagagGGGAGATCCTGGAGATGGCCTCACCGCAACTTGAGAGGATTGGAATTCCCTAGAGAATCTGTGGTCTggtcctggaaagatgggcctcacgtcaactcagcgaacgctgggccatgggtagatcgggggcgctTGGGAGAACTTCTCAGACTAACAAAGGCGCAGCTATCGAGTTTGGCAGGTATCTTTACCACACATTCCCCTTTAGGTATCCATGCGGTGCGGCCTGGGTTTGCTTCacgtcctttctgcagaagctgtatggaggacgaggtggaatcatctcagccccTTCTTCTTAGCTTCCCTACTCTCGTCGGGTAAATGTTTAGACATCTGGGTTCTCACTTTTTCACAACACCGGTGCATATTgggggtttaaatatcacacatctggtgaaacTCATCAGCAGCCTGAAGCGGTTGATATAAACGTAAATTGCGAATGTTAATCGTCATCCTCTAGTCTAAGACCCTTCTTCCCTTTTTCTTCTACCTGTCAGGTTCCTTCCCTTTTCTTTTTCCCTTCCATTCctcctgtatggtatcacaacggacaaatTTAAAATGCTGCGAGTGCCTGTTTGTAGGCTTTAAGTATATGTAGACAATTTTGTTATGTGGGGTCAAGAACCCCGACTTTCTTTACATATCAAAAAACGCTATCAAGTCACTTTTTCCAAGATTTAGGTGTAATTTCTATTTATCAAAATCCTGTTATGTCTTAGGCTTTGTACGGCAGAATGGTTCAAATCTTACAGACCCATATACCATTGGTAGCGGCagactaatcacctaccctgccagaaagctaATAGATGaatgaaaccaacgcaaggctgagtcttgtcgaggccctatgaaATTGCTGTTTACTTCGTTTGCTCCTTTGGAATACGCCGGATTTTATTTGGAAACCAtgccatacatttttcatcGACAGGATCGATTGTGTACAAAAAACTCTgaaaattgtactaaaaaaagaaaacaaataaataaaaaaaaaagccgtAAAATTTCCTGATCCTAACCCATCTTACACATCAACTTTAAAAGCCTTTAGGAAGTAGAAGATCGATTCTTGCACCCTCGTGTGTTTTCAATGTTATTAAATGCAACATTGATTGTCCGTTTGTGCTTCAAAGCATTAATTTTGTTAGACCACCCAGAACTTTTTGTAAAGTGGTTtctttctatataaataaatttaatacaaattacacTCGTAATGCTCGCATTGAATGTCTTACATTTCTCAGTTTCAAATAAAGAGTTTTATGGACAGTTGAACACTATCTTTTAAtttagttaggttaggttgggtaAATCTGGCTGATCTGAATGGATTTCAAATAGAACACAGGGGTTCCCAGTATTACCAGTGTTGTTGGAGCTTAAACACAATTCCTGATGGTACATgtcttggcgagttttaataaacagttcGAAATTTGTTCAGCATTATCCTTCAGAGATAATCCCAGGTAGTTGTAATTAGTTCTGCTTAGAGCAGGGGAGTGTCAAAGGAAGTATTCTAACGTACTcctttcttcttcgcataaATTACACGCGTCGTTCTGGATCAATCCCATTTTAGATGTGTGATGCGGAGTTAGACAATGCCCCGCCAGTACTCgaaccaatattttacattctttCCTTGGAAGggataaaataaagttgattGCTTTCGTGTGCCAAGTTCGTAGCACTATTTTGGCAATCCTGTGAGAAGTCGAGACTTCCCATATGAACTGTGCTTCCGAAGGTAGTTCGTTGTCTAGTTGAAGAGTGAGGGATATATAGTATACTAAATATGTTTGGCGTACTCATCCTAGACAAGCGGGTGTCTGCCTTAGCAAACTTGTTAACTCTCAAATTTCCCTCTATTTCCTTGTACCCTGGTGTCCAGTAGATTGTGACCCGTATATTCTTGCAGAGCTCGTCCATTTGTGGTCTAGCTGtagtgttgcacgcattccCAGCTAATAATTACAGCCACTATTGCTTTAATAACAGTTTGACCCCCGATGAAGATGTTTGTGCGAGTGTCGAGGGGAGTAAATACCAACCTAATTCCGCTGATTTGGTTACAATATAGTTTAGTTATATGTaagtttgtaatttaattatgcaaatattttcattattttttaggtTTACTAGTTAGTCTGTTAGTctgaaattatgtttttgacctgttgaaatatataaataaagggtttgTTCTATACCTTCCATAAATCGAGTTTAAAGAAGCCCTGTTAAAATAGAAATATCAGTTGAGGGCCGCGAATTTCACTCTCTCATATCTgacttaacaaattttttgccaTCACTGCCTTAACATTAGCTGTTATTTCGTCGATAGACAACTCAATTTTCCTTCTACCAGGTCATTTGCATGCGGAATACAGCGATCCGTTTTGCATGAAGCCATTTTGTACATGACACGTTGAGACAGGAAGTTGCCCACACATAGAAGATTGACAGATGTTAAGACATATTTAGTAGAAGGTATACATCTGGAGTGAGTGATTTCTGAGCAGTGAAAAAAGTTGAATTAAAACCTTCCCTCAACTGCTTAGTTTAAAAAAGGCAAACTTCTGCTGttgcataaaatttatatttgtgtgTCTGCGTATTTTTCTCTTGAAACTCAATCTAAATCTACAGCAAGAAAATACTTGAAGCTCTGTATGTGACTTTTGGCTTTGAATCAAATTCTCACTGCAAACTTGAAGTGCAAATGCAACCAAGGAGGACCGAAGAAAAAGCTAAGActactcatatgtatgtatgtatggtatatactagtatgtgtgtgcatagaAACCTTTGTGTGCACTCTGAAATTTCATTACTAAACTTGACTACCATGTAATAGCAGCTCGCTTTAATAACCAGAGGGAGCACAGCTAACACCTAAATGTAAGTACACCTGCACTACTTGAATAGCGCAGAGAAGGTAACCCACGACTTGGGGTATTCAGTAGTCATTTGTAAGTATATATAGGGAATATATGAagacctatgtacatatgtatagtttTTGTACATGAATGCAAGTGTTTGAAAGCGACTTACTTTTGGttgtattgctgttgttgtgctcATCGCCCTCAAGTGCTGGCTTACCAGCATCCAACCAGTAGGGGCGTGATATGCGAAAAACGCCACAGTCCACATTATTGCCACATGTAGCTGGGCGGCATTCGGTTGTAGTCTCGCAGATGCATTGCATACAAGCTTCGGTTATGTGTCGCGAACGACTATCCATATCAGGTAATGCATTCCATCTTGGTTGTGAAGCCTTAGCCGCTGTGACAGAGGAAGTTGTGAAAGAGTTGCCGGATGTTGCTGCAGCAGCTGAAGGAGCTCCAGATGATGCCGGTACGGATGCCGAAGAGTGGGCGTCGATTGTCGTAGGTGTCGTTGCTGCGGATGAGATTGATTTTGTGTTGTATTAACATTTTCAACATGAAAATCATTGTTTGAGTAGTTGTTGCCTCCTGTTACCCGCTGTGAGCGTTGCCACAGTACGGTCAGGATTGTTTCTGGTGATAATGCCGTCATTATAGTCATAGTTACGGTGCCACCGTGCAACAACGTTGTCAACTATTTATGTTATAAAAGTGCTGCGGATTAAGGTTCGACATGTTGATGATTTCGACGACGATGGCTGTGGTGATGGTCGAGCTCGTAATGTTGGTGAGGATGGGAATTTTAATCATATCGGCTTATTGTTAATAGTAAACGTACTGATGGGTGTGTGTTTGGTTGGAGTTGGTGCAAGCAATGCGTCGGCTGTGTGTgaacaaatttgaaataatgGGAGTGAGTCAAAGTGTGGTGAGTTACATGCGCAGGTGTAAAGTAGGCAAACCTACAATTGCAATGATCTTTATACCCGTGTGAATTTGTGCACAGTTGAACAGGTGCACATAGCAGTTGTATGTAAGAGCATAAATGAATCGAGaaagatacatatatacatataagtatattacaTTAGGGCGGGCGAATTTGTACGGAATTGTTTTGTTCGGCATCATTCGGACTCGACAtacaatttcaagaaaaaagtccattgtaGCATAgctctaaaatcaaaaaaaaagttccacatcaaatcttaaaatattgtaaaatataattttttttttaagttttagtttGAATTATGTAGCTATAAAAGAATCAACTagtcactttttttattacattattaagGTATCACGCACTTATATGTAGTGGAATATCGGTAATTCGTAACGAAGTTCGGTCTCTTGTAAAagttggttaagtttcaagggccggtgttgattttaaatcaaatacaatttttttaagaaattattatcacttttctttattatgataatattggtatggttcaattacgtatggaacaaaatattgaccAAAGAGTCGCCGcagtctcggcggcacacctccatccaatggtccaaattttcgatgacgctgaggcataattgaggttctatgccgttaatgtgccgaattatctcatcctttagcttttgaactgttgctggcttatcgacgtacggcttttctttcaaatatctccaaagaaaaaagtccaacggtgtcaaatcacatgattttggcggccaattgacatggCCGCGACGTGAATTTTATTCGGCCATCACATTTTTCGCGTAAAAGATCCATTGTtttgttagctgtgtgacaagtggcaccgtcctgttaaaaccacatatcgtccacatccatatcttccaattcgggccataaaaagttcgttatcatctcacgatagcgaacactattcacagtaactgcctgaccggcctcatttttgaaaaaatacggcccaatgatgccgccggcccataaaccgcaccaaaccgtcactctttgtgggtgcttAGGTTTTTcgacaatcactcttggattatcattcgcccaaatgcggcaattctgcttattgacgaatccactgaggtgaaaatgtgcctcatgtTGTgcctgaagatgatttttttcgatatgcattttgattggaacgcccgttttcataataagcctgaataacttcaacgcgttgttcgattgtgtgtctttccatgattcaaattaaattagtctgaaattaaaaaaatgttaaatgaaatgcagaaaaaacttgacgtttggGTGAggctcacattcaacatcggcccttgaaatttaaccatcctttataactattgtactaaaaaatgtatgtaatttttcCCCCTTTACTTGCATatctgtttttgaaattttattgctttattgcGAAATTACCTTCGAAAATACATTGTACTGACTCGCGATATTTTTCCATTATGACTGAATTCTATTACAATAAAATGAgtcagtaaaatttttaaacttccgTGGTTTATTAGAATACAGCCATgtgagaaaataattaaataattaaaaagtatcTATCCTGAACTTTCACCAAATAGGTTAtacataatttgtattttttattataattttgttctaaaaaatCCAGCCATTTCTTGAGTGCCTAAAAcctataataagaaatatttactttataaGGGAAGGATGTATTTATAGCCTCTTTCGATTTTGTgagcatttttttgtgaaaaaagtgtAACAATTTTGGTGAAGATTTTTAAGactaaaaataaatccattggTTAATATTTCGTGTAATTGTACTTTATGTGCTGAAAAATAgtaccataaaatatttttttatttttattaaaaaatggcagTGATACTCAAATAAGGCTTTAAACTTTtcgctttgttatttttttttatcctttGAATTTTCTCCTACAATAATTACCCTATTtgtaatatcaaaaaattaatcgcaaaaattcattctttaaggggacagatacctgtaaaatatcgaacaaaaaatttttttttataaaatgttaatataattctttaagaatttgtcaaacaatttttataacgtaaatttaaatatttcttatattataggtggtcaaccgtgacgactctattctagcgctgggagaggaattttcatgtaCTCAAACTTTAGGCGCatatttctcaaaactatatttttcgattgaccgatctccctcaaattttgcaaacatatattttgtgatattatgaatttaaagttttcgaaaatttttcaaaaaaataattttttcgaagcaaaaatagtaggaaaattcgccccaaaattcattttttttaagcattttatcccgcgaatttttttttccatttttgttaaattacaatatatagaaattataacattagtaaaccaaaaaatgtttggttttttgcatTCAGGCCACTAACGCCAATGCTACAATGTGctccgattgagaagccccgctgcgaccttcctggaaaaattgagtgtacatcagccattttaaatgattaaaatacaaaaattttatattattttaatgtataaataaactgtatgctaattttgaaaaaaatatattgacttcatcattttaaataagtttaatgaaaatcagggaaaatatggccgtttacaggtatctgtccacTTAAAATAGAACacatcttatttaaaaaaaaacttaaattatttgtgacaaacttaaaacaaaaaagtgaccACTTCAGATAtatgttttcttaaatttctcatcaaatatcaatggttttaaaaaagttatcctGAAGCCATATTTAGCCTTCAAGAATAActagcggccgccatagcctAGCATAGCAGTACAGCGGTTCGGAGGTGCACAGgtatctccgtgcatgaaaaggCCAAACgactttttctaataacggtcgcccttACACTAGCAATAGCAGGCCTTCGAGTGCATTTTTGCCCTAAAAAAGCTGCTTATAAAAACACCATTTGCCATTCAGAGCCGGCCCCTCCAATTGTATTGTAGAACaccatcaagatgcacaccactaataggaggaggagaagctcggccaaacagccaaaagAGGGTATAAgctccaattatttatatacatcgaTAAGTTAACGCTACGAATTTAGCGATGCTTACACGCTTAACAGACTTTCCGCTGACGCTATGTCTGACAGCTTTCGGTATCATACTCGTATTGCCCAAATGCACTAACCGTGAAAAACCAGCAACGTACGTGTTGGATGCACATGCTGCAAGCTTAAGTTAAGAATTATGATTAGCTGTAATTTAGTTCTAagatgaatttaataaaataaaggtcTATTCACAGCgcgctaaaaatattttttaaggtaaAATTAACTAATACAGACAGTAACTAGGATATACCTATGCAGCTCGGTCGCCGTAGCTAAGTGAGTTTGCGCGTGACTACCTTCCGTTGGTGCCTGGTTATGTGGACATAAATCATGGAAAAAAAGCTCAAAACTCTAAGTTCCTGAGAAACTCCGGCATTATGCTCTGATCGTCAGGAATAACAGATCCATTAATTGGTATATAGGGGGATCTAAGCACATTGAAGGCGGAAAACTAGGCATTTCCTTTTGTTTTCGCCTGAACCATTACTGCAGCGTAATTCGGACTATTACAAAAGCTACTTTACAGATAGAATGcggtaaaattttacattttaatcGACAGCTAGACGGCTACGAGTAAAACATCCAAAGGAAAGAAGTAACTGACTACAAAAGCGGCTAAGAAATGCCTCAGAACTGTGCATACCATTCGCGCGCTACTAACCTCTTTGCATTTAAAACTGGCCGCACTACTAAGCAATGTTTTCGGAGGCGAACGGATATTTCACACTGTGATAGTATTGCTTCTTCGACAATTATATACAACTTTCGCAATCTTAAGAAGTGGCAATTTTGTATCTTAACATGACCTCCGAGCTGAAAATACTTTCTAACTTTAATCCACAAAGCAATTTATATTTGGATCACTCTGTGCTATTTGACGAACTTGCTTTGTTTTCCCAGCTATGCGAGCACACTAGGCGCTGCTACTGATTTATTCGGTTCCAACTGCTTTATTTGTACATTTATATTGTACTTTCGTTCCATCATTTGTGGAATACTCAAGTTACGTTTCCATCACACCTTTCCGCCTTTAGGACTCCAGTGATTgaagttaagaaaaataaataatactggttttaaatttctattgagattatttattttttccttgttcactcctctcgtgACCACAGGGCCTCGACAGgattcttccatcgtacacagtTCTATGCTGTtgtttgcaccgtcccatgagatgtccgcatctgct is from Anastrepha ludens isolate Willacy chromosome 4, idAnaLude1.1, whole genome shotgun sequence and encodes:
- the LOC128861310 gene encoding uncharacterized protein LOC128861310 — encoded protein: MRTVHESAFKPKLSAETKFIVDIRPANHNAAALNSVNAVANNNMNSNPLEVNATNGGGHNGLVVDAAVGAHRRLSGNGGVSGSSRNSKAEVNWHRVFTVSSLFVSLLLISGSIYLHLRQKHHLGRLHHDQHSPAAGSVATTPTTIDAHSSASVPASSGAPSAAAATSGNSFTTSSVTAAKASQPRWNALPDMDSRSRHITEACMQCICETTTECRPATCGNNVDCGVFRISRPYWLDAGKPALEGDEHNNSNTTKTYYHCVNNIYCATRAVAAYISKYARDCNGDGIIECRDHIALHLLGPRGCAQSEWNLSPVFVRRMEDCLAELK